The sequence tcagctggagCTAAAAGTAGCAATAGACATATAGAATAgcaataaacaattttaaaagtacaaaagaaTCATAAAGTGAAAATGCACAGCCATCGATTGAAGGGGTGGACaaccaagtcacagatgatatggaaaaggctgaagtactcaatattttttttggccTCGGTCTTCACAGGCAAAGCCTGCACCAGGAGCTCTGCTGGTACCAGCAGTGTTGGGGAGAGGGGTAAGTATGAGTGGGGCCAGCAACTGCTTAGAGAAGCTGGATGTATTCAGATGCACGGAGCCAGATGGGTTACACTCAAGGTTGCTAAGAGACACAGCCGACATGCTTGTGAGGCAACTGTCTATTACTTAcgaaaaacagcagagaaagtcTCAAAATAACCAGAAAAAGACTAAAGTATGGTCATTCGTACAAAACGCAATAAGCAGTTCCTATGCCCAGTCAGCACCACCTCAGTCTCTGGAAAAATGCTCAGAGCTTGTCCCCGTAGCCATGTGAAAACTATGAAAGTAATCAGGGAGATTTagcacagatttaccaagggcaaattATGTTTGGCAAATCTAAACACTGACTGTGATGAAACGTCTGGTCACAGAGCTAAGAGGACAGCAGTGGATACAGTCTGTGATTCTTTGAATATACCTTTACTTTACTGTGGTTTTCACACCACCTCCTATAGCATACACATTaggaagctgaggccagatgggCTGTCAGAGCAGCTGAAAACTGGCTGGGCACACAGAGACTTGAAGGCTTGATGGCTTCAAGTTGCTTCAGTTGCTGGCTAGTAAAAGTAAGAGTATGCTGGGGTTGTTATCAGGGCTGATACTGTTCAGTAACTTTATCACTGACTTGGATGAAGAGACAGAATGTACCATACTGACATGTCTGACGTTGAATGATGGGGCCTCAGTTCAAAGGAACACTGAGACACTGCAGGACTGGAAAACAGAAACCTCATGAACTTAAAGAAGTACAAAGGTCTGCACCTGGAGCTGACCTAGTCCAGTGTTGGCAATCGGCCTGCTCCAAGCAGGAGCTTTGACTATGCGACCCTCAGAAGTCCCTTCCGGCCAACACATCTGCGATTCTCAACGCTTAAACAGTAATTTTGGTTGAAAGAAGATCAAACATTCTATTCATAGCGAAAGCATTCTGGTTTATGGTTTTCTAAAACTGTTTGTTTACAGGTTTACTTAAAAACACATAAATCCCTCATATTTCCACATATCCTACGTAATACCTACACCTCTAAACACTTAAGCACATAGCAGAGACATGCACTAAGTGGAAACAGGGTGTGAAGCTTTAAACCGCGTACTCAAACGGAGCTatgacagagaaaaataaactgaCGTGCAATACTAAAAATAAGTCAGAAATATCCTTCCTTTACAAAGTGTAGGAACAGGTTCATAGGGAGCAAAGAGATATTCCTCATTGCTTGTaaatctgcctttgtttttcctAAAATGGATTTGCATAATTCTCTATCATATTATCATCACCTATCCAATTATCATATTATTTCTATGATGCAGTCCATTACTTCTTTAAAAGATTCTTGATCTTCTACTTCCATTTAAATCTCTTTTCCTGCATTCTTTTAAAGcatgtaatttattttcaaaatgtttttgttttcattttgaatccTTTGAAATGGCAACGATCCAGCTTGTTTAACTAATCAGGCCTATACTCTCTAGGCTTTCACTAACAGCTGCGTTGGCTGGTCACTTAGTAATTTGTCCTGTTTGTAATCTTGTACAAATGGGAGGCAGAGCTTTCATAAATTAGGCTTCTCAGAAATGGAATACATTTACTGTAACTATTCAAAATGCTCACTTCCAGCATAAGAAATACTTCCCACGGCTTTTAACTGACCAtaatttttaacagctttttagCAGCTTTTTAGCATTTAATTCCACAGCAGCTTGCAACTTTTCAAAGTGGAATTATTTAAAACTCATCTCCCACCAGTGAGCAAAATTACTTGAACATTTTTTGCCATACCATATACAGAGTACCgtatttaaacaaaatactttAGCACTTTCTCCATGCACATGTGTAGGAGTTATTGATAACAAAAGTATTAacattcttaaattattttagcaTGCCAAAGAACACATCTACTGAAGAACTCGCATTCCTCCACATCAGCATGTTCAGTCCATAAACGCTGAGTGCTTACAAATCATTGCGTTACTCAAATTCATGAGATCATTTTATAATCTGGAGTCTTCTAGATAGCAGATCTTGGTTATATCCatctatatttccttttttttaggcTTCCAAGTGCTTTTTGATTCATCTTTTCAAGCTTTTCACTCTACCACGTTAACTAATTCAAACTAAAAACTAAGGATGTTTGAAAGTAGACATTCTTATGTAAGCTGTTTATGCCAATAGCTGTGACTAATTAAATGAGCACAACATCAAATGAACCACAAAGTCCAGCGCTTTGCTTCACAGGCCAAGGACTGAGAATAAagatttaattattcttttttcatatattttttaaatcaccTTACATTCTTCAATACTCTTTTCGCCATTAATTGCTACTAGACACAGCGACATCTGCTGGTAAATTAAGTGGCATAACTTTAAAATCCAGTATGAAGATTCTGGATTGTTTATTTTATGTACTTAGTTTAATTCTGCTGCTAAAGTTGACAATCACTTAAAACCAGCCTTATTCTCATTTTCACTGCTACCACTTTAGAGAGCAAACATGTTGAGTTCTAcacatgaaaatgtaaaataaacaaaaaaagttcaGTATTAATAAATAATACCAAAAACGAAACGTCACCCTTATTTTATTGTAGTAGCTGCAACTCTGAAGTCAGAGCTGAAAGATCCTATTTTAGCTATTTATTTTAGCCTGAGAACCtactctaaattaaaaataactcttgAACAGTAGTTCAAGATACTTGTTCCATTTACACTATCATCAATCACTTTCCAATCctgaaaaaacacaataaaaaccaATTGTAATTTTTACTTTGTAACTAATAAATTCCAAAATCTCCTATAAGGAGTCCTGGTTCTCCTCTACCATGTACAAGTCTGAGTCATGCTTTTACAAAATGTGAACAGCCTCTCCCCCATCTGCCACCTTGGCAACTTTCTTGGCTCATCCAGCTCTTcggcagctccctgccctccaAAACGCACAGTGCTTCTGTCTGGTGGGAtgttctccattttttccttctcctcttaccCAAGCCCTTACAGAAACAGCCACTCCAAATGCTCCTTGTCTTCCTTTGCTCTGCAGACAGAAATGAGTGGTCCTTTTGTACGTGTCCCTCCCTTCCTcacttaaaattaaaatcaagcaaTTAATTCGTTCTCCTTACCCTCTGACCCACTGGCCCTGGGTTAGTATCGCCTGAGATCTACGACTGCATCTCTTCTTTTCCTCAGTCCTAcatcagtatctgaagggagagaGTTACTTTTAGTCAACCTTTACCACACTGACGAGCAACCTATTACCTAAGTTAATGCAAGAGAGCATTGAAGGGGAGGCAAGGACACTGAAGCAAGCAGGATAGGACATCTTCTACCAAAAGCAACTGTATAGATCGGCAAGAACACCCCTCCAAACTGTCCCTCCTGTAAAAATCATCACCCAAAAAAGCTTTCCCCCCTGACCTAGCCTTAAGGGGCACAAGGCGAACACGAGAAAAGCCTGCACTTGTCTGAAACAGGACAGTACGAAGGAGGCTGGAGGGCCGCCCTCCCGCCTCGGCCCGGAAAGGCAGGGAAAGACAAGGTGGCGGCGCGTCCTGCCATGTCTCCCTCAGCCACTCGGGATCACCGCACCGTACCGCGCCGCCGGccaggcgggcgggcgggaggccgGGTCGGGGAACGGGCAGGGCCGAGGAGCGAAGGGCACCGGCCACCGAGAGTGGCCCGGGGCCGCCGAACCGCTTCCCACCGCCGTGAGGGGACAAACCGGGGAGGGCCCCGCCGCCTCGCGCTCTCCCcctcacccccgccccccccactgCTCCCCAACGGACCCCCGGGGCGCGCGCCCCGCCACCACAGCAACCCCCTACCCGGCGCCGCGTCACGTGACCCCTCTCTCGCCTCGCCCCGCCCCCGCGCTCGTCACGCGCTAGAGCGCGTGCGCCCCTGCGTCCCTTCCGCCTCGTCccgtctctcttccccctcccccggcACCATGGCGGTGTTCCACGATGAGGTGGAGATCGAGGACTTCGAGTACGACGAGGAGACCGAAACTTACAGCTACCCGTGTCCCTGCGGGGACCGCTTCCTCATCACGCGGGTAACGGCGGCCGGGCGGGCAgggaggcggcggaggggagggaagggaggcggTGGGAGGGAAGCAGCGTTaggccgcggccccgccggccgCGGGGTGTCTGAGCCGGAGAGGCGGCGGGTCGGTGACTGTCTCCTTCCCGGGGGCTGTTGCAGGAGGACCTGGAGAACGGCGAGGACGTGGCCACCTGCCCCAGCTGCTCCCTCATTCTGCGCGTCATTTACGACCAggtgggtgcggggagggggctgTCGGGCAGGGCGGCGGCTGCTTCCCCCGGCGCCGGGCCGGCCAAGTCGAGGTTCGGTTCGCCGTCCTCTGAGGAAGGCGAGGTCCTTGGTGAAGATGGGATTGGGTTGGGTGAGCACGTGGCTCTTTCGTTTGTGACTCTGGTTCCTGcatcttctgttgtttttctggTCTCCTTCTGCTGCCGTGTTCGGGGTTTAAAACATGCCTGATTGTGTGAGCGTGGGGTAGAACACCGACAAAACAACATCTGCGATGTTAAGATCTATCTATGACTCTAGCAGCCCTATCGGCTAATGTAATAGTTTTTCTTATTTAGTAGATGTGTTACGGCTTTCATGTTTGGAGAGACAGATTCATACCAGCTATGCTCAGGCtagaaagcaaaatgttcatctgggtttttttgagggaggggaaatccaaaaataatgtaaatgaaCTAAAACTCTATTTGCTGTCTTTAGGAACAATTCATGCGTGATGAAGTTGTTGCAGAACCTTTGACAAACAAGGAATTGATTAAATGCTGATGAATACATCCTGAACCGTTGCTGCTTTAGAATAACTAAGAGGATGGCACCTGCAGAAAAAGACATGGTTATCTTCCTGGAAGTGCTCGCTACTGTGAGATGCAAGTGCAATAACTGATTGTCTTCATAATTTGAATGAGAATTTGCTGGGACATCAGCGCATGAATGGGTTTTGTTCAAAGGGGTTATacgttaaaaaaattatataagtTGCCATATGTATACCAGAAGACTGGAGGAGTATGATTCCAGTTGACAGAAAGTCAATATATAGAAGAAATGTGCGGAGctgtgaaattaaaacatttatctAGCAATGGCTTCTTAGCCTATGGAGAAAAGCGGGCGACGTGGGTGTGTATCAGTGTGAAATGGCAGAGCAAGCTGAAATGTTGAGAGACAAAATATAGAAGTCTGTATGACATGATGCCATACAGAATTACAGCTTTGACGCAGTGTGGTATCACCCAGGATGTGGGCTCACGTACTTCCAGCTGATGCTTAATACAGGGAAAAATTAAGAGACGCAGAACTAACACTGTTGGTAAACTGTTAGTTTTTACTACTGCAAGCACAGAGAAGCCGCAGTTGTATTTATGTCTGCAGTGGATGTAACACCTGAGTTGGGCAAATTGATTTCTTAAATTGCAGTTGCTTTGAAACAGCTTTGGTAGCTGTTATCAAATGACTCTCTGACACAATAATGATGTACTTTTGTGGATGTTGTGTGAAATGAAAGGAGTCCAACTTTTTTTACCCCTGCACAGCTAGTAATGCGCAAACGAACTTGAACTCTTAGCGGATTCTAGTTTACCCATATTTTCTCAACAGTTTTATGATTTGACTGTTGCAGCAAATATAAAAGGTGCTGCAGTTCTTTGTGCCATTTGTAGTGGCACATTTGCTGAATTTCTCAGTCTTCCTTTCTTAGTTTCTGTCATTTCCTGGATAGGAGATGCACACGTTTTActtaataaaaaggatttttttatggtAAAAAGAATTGGAAGAACACACTCCAAAGTACATTGATTCCAAGACTACTTCTTGTATTACAGTCtgctgcatttaaatatttatttaaaattatggtcATTCATGTGTTTTAGTAGAATTTGACATCCGTGAAGTTAAATTTTGGGAAAAATACTTGTGCAGCGTTTAAGTAGTTGCTTTGCTCCAAGTACTAAAGATAAGCAAGTCTTACTGAACTCTTGCGtttaactttttttgttcttacaATGTTCTGTGAATGTTGAAGATGAACAttctaattctttaaaaaaaaaaaggaaaaaaaaaaagaaaaaccctaaacCCGTCAGTCAGAAATATTGAATGCAATATGCACAACCCAAAGTGTTTTCATGTCTAAACCAGGAGGTGGCACTCATGTTACTTCGATATCTGTgcttcaataaaaaataaatagctgtggTACTTTGGTTAGCTATATcttatcaaatatttattttgactatttaaataaagatattttaaattgcaCCAGTGGTTATGATGGCCCATTGCTTCTTCCGTTTGTGCACCAGCCACAATGATTTCCTGAGGTCTTGAGTTGCTGCTATTGTTGTAATGATACTGCAGTTTCTTTGGGTTAGCTAGTAAAAAGTGTTTCAGTCTATCTATAGATGCTATAAAACAAATTTACAGGAACTCTTAAGTTTCTATTGAAATTTCTACTGCATAAATACTTTAAGGATTTTCCTACAAGTCTTCTACTTAAAACTAAATAAGTTTCAAATGGAACACCAGGGAATGTATGCTTGGAAATAATGACATCAAAATAAATTTCCAGGTGTAGCATCTCTAAAGGTGCATAGAATTTACAGAAGTAATTTGACCATGTTTAATTTCATAATGAAGGTAAGGCACTGTTAAGACTTTTATGACACCGGTGTAGAAAATTATTTATACTCCATATGGTTGTAAAATGTTTATCAATTTAATTTTGCTTGGCATGCACTAATACAAGCTTTGAAGTGATTCTCTGTAGTGTTCCCTGCTCATCTAAACTAGAGGTAatggtttttttaacagtaactTTAGCAAAATTAATTACTTGAGTGGAGTTCTGTAGTGACAGAGTTCACCCTTTGTGAAAGCTCAGCGATGCTAAAGCCAAACAGCCCCCCAGTTCTGTGTTTTGTTAAATTGTAAGAAACCTTTGACTCCCGTGATTTCAGACAGCTTTTTAAAGTTCTTCCATACTGTGTAATTCCAAAACACCAGTCAGGGCAATCTGAGTAACCCATCAGAAATGTTCCTTTGCTGGAATTCGGTCACAAGGTTTCTTCACAGCATGGCAGGCCCTTGCCCAGCGTGCAGGCCCCGTACGCGTtacttgggtattgcatgttctTAGAAACAAATGGCTCACTTCTCTTCTAAAAAGGCCATTGTGTAGGACACAAAGAAGTCTTTTGCTTGCTGCTTGTATCTGACCAGCAGATTGATTGATTATGTATTTGATTAGGTCCTTGACTCTGCAGAGCAGTCCAGTGTGATGAAAGCAGCATTGTGTGAATGTTAATGGAGTAAGTTGTTATTACTGGAGATTAGAGAGCGTAGAACAGGATCAACTTCAGATATTCAAGCTCTGAAATTGCTAATGCTGTTAAACACCACTAAACTCCCATGtaatattaaaaacaagcaaTACACTCTGTTGCCACAATTTTATGGGAAGAAGTGGAAGATAATTTGCTCTTCATTAAACCGAAAGAGGCTCAGCTTCTCTGAGCAGTCAGATTCTtgtttgcatttcaaagaaaCTTGCTGAGAATGTCATGTACTTTTGACTCCCCGTGCCTTTGTATCAGGGGCTTACATGATTAGTTTTGAGTAGTTGCTCCAGAAGTCCATGACAGGGACCCTGGACCTCCAGGAGCTGAGGTCATGAGGCCACCAATTTCAGCCGTTGCACTTGCTCCTTTTGTCTGTGTGTTGGGGAAGTTGTGGCGTCCTTAAGGACCCTTATGTAAATACCTTGGCATTTCTTCCCTCCATCCCAATTTTTAACTTCAATTCTCAGCaccagtcaaaaaaaaattacctccttTGCAGAACATCAGTTTAATAAAGAACATTGCCTAGGTTACCAAGGCTGTCTACCAAATGCTGATTAATTTCAAATCTTCAAAATTTCAGTTAAGAAAGTGCACTGACAGCTATGTGTTGTCATGAAGAGAAACAGTTCCCATGTATCCCACTTCCATCTCTATTCCAATTTAATGTTCAAATCAGGCTAACTGTAGGGGTAGGTATTTGTTACACTGAAAACTTCCTGAAATGGTTTTACAAACAGGATTTATCAAGATATTTACCATAGTAATGAATGTTTGCTGTGGTTTTCTCTTAGCACAGTTCCTTGTGGATTGCTTTCTCTTTATATTTAATTAGGATGTAGCTTTGACTCTGCTTCATGGTAGCTTAAAATGCTGATTTTGTAATGTCTCTGCATAGTAGCTGTGACATGGAGGAGACGGGGAGGATCCTGAGGATCCTGTGTAACCGTGAAGATGCTGGGCCTTCTGAGTGACAGAGTCAACAAGTGACAGAAGCTGTGCCAAACTGGAAAACAGCTGCCACCGGGTATCAGGGAGGAAGTGGGTCAAAAGGGACTAACCAAGAAGGTAAAGGGACCTTAAGCGACCTTTCATCGCTCCTTCCCACCTCATGCCGTCACTATTTCGATCTGTCTGCATACCAGGTGGTCACCTCTCCAGAGTTCTTGGCAGCTGAACGGTCCAGCACAGGCTTCCCGTCATGTCACGGTAAATCATTGCCCTGCTGCTGAGCACAGCCAGCCCAGAGGAGCTCGCTCCCAAGGCCAGGTGATGTGCCAAGGTCACCAACGGAGTTGCACTGTCACC comes from Numenius arquata chromosome 7, bNumArq3.hap1.1, whole genome shotgun sequence and encodes:
- the DPH3 gene encoding diphthamide biosynthesis protein 3 isoform X1, which translates into the protein MAVFHDEVEIEDFEYDEETETYSYPCPCGDRFLITREDLENGEDVATCPSCSLILRVIYDQEQFMRDEVVAEPLTNKELIKC
- the DPH3 gene encoding diphthamide biosynthesis protein 3 isoform X2; amino-acid sequence: MAVFHDEVEIEDFEYDEETETYSYPCPCGDRFLITREQFMRDEVVAEPLTNKELIKC